The genomic interval ATATCAATAATCTGAGGTGTATAAACCGGATCAGGCCCATCATCAAAAGTCAATACAATTTTCTTCTCTGCATGACCATATCTGCGAATGGTATATTTTGTAGGCAGATCAACATAAGCCTGATCTGCAATCACAAAATTCTGGGTATCCAGTTTCACATCAATCTTACCCTGTTTGGGAACAGATACTAAATCCAGCACTTCACCTTCCCCGGAATAATCGATTCTATCATTTAATCCAATGTGGGTTAATCTTTTGATATCTATTCCGCTCTTTCTTACCGAATCAATACTCAGATCTTTAGAAATGAAAGACCACAACCTTGGATCTTCAGCACCCATACGCCAGATTGCTATACCTGCAACATCCCAGTCATCTGCTTTTCTGATCAGGTTAAAATTAGTTGCAGCATCAGTGAAATATACCTGGTGATGTAAACCAGATTCATCTTTATAACTGTAATTCAGATTTGCCGAAATTGGATTATATTTAATTTTACCACCATATCTGCTCGCATTGCCTATGGCCTGCTGATAAGTTACATTTTTTCCAACATCCTGATCCGGCCAGTCATAACCATAACAAGCAAGCGCAAGGATAATTTTTTCAGAAGATATCTTTTCGCATATTTTATCCAGTCTTTCCTCTACCCACTGTTGGTGGGAAACATCACCAGCATTACTGCTTTCGCTATGCTGATCATAAGCCATCACAAAAATATAATCATTATATGCTGCTAACACATCCAGATTATAATCATCATTATCCGGAGCAATATCCTGCGTAACGATCATATTCTGTGCATGCATCTGGGTATATAAATTCTTTTGGAATGCGGCCAGCGGAATATCAGATTTTTCTTTGATTTCTTCAAAGTCAATGTTTACACCGTGATACCCATATTTCTTTAAAGATTTTATCAGATTAGCAATAAACCTGTTTTGTAAAGGCTTATTTTTCAACAACTTGTGGATTGCGTTTCCATCAAAATGATCTTTGTTAAAATTGGAAACCATCGCAATGGCTACCTTTTTATGTTTGTTGATGACCTGCATGGCCTCTACATTGACCTGATCAATTAAGGTATCTGCACCGTTTTTAATGAAGAAAGATTCTGTTAACACCATATCCAGCTGTTTGATATGGTCTTTTAAATCTGTCAGTGACTGAGGGTCCCAGTTCACATAAAAACCAGCATTGATCCTGGCTTTGTTGTTCGGATGCTTAAGCCTGTTTAGCTTTTGATGTTCTTGTATAAGTAACAGCTTCTTTTTAGAAATTTTGAAATCTGAATACCTTTGTGATTTTTTGATCTGCTCAATCTGTTTCTTGCTTAAAGTAGCGGTACTATTGATAATGGGCAAATTGGGATAATGATTAGATAACAGTGTATAAGCTACACAAGCTGATGCAATAATAAACACAATAAGGAGCATCCTGGTTACCCATTGAAAAGTTATCCATCTGCTTTTCTTTGTGGTTTGAAAAATTTGTTTTTCGGACATTTGAGAAATAAATAATTATTATTCAAGATCAAACTACAGCCATCCCCCTGTTTGAGGTAAGGGGGAATATTGGGTATGCTATAATTAAAAAAATCCTAATATTGGCCAAATATAAGGAGAATTTGACAAAAAAACCGGAGATAATCGGGAGATTTACCGAACCAGAATTAACGATGTCAGATCCAGCAGAAAAAACACTTCAGCGAAAAATAATTCACATAGATATGGACGCATTTTATGCGGCTGTAGAACAGCGTGATTTCCCTGAATACAGAGGTAAACCTATTGTAGTTGGCGGCTCTCCTGATGGTCGTGGTGTGGTAGCGACAGCGAGTTATGAAGCCCGCGAATTTGGCATCCATTCGGCTATGTCGTCCCGTAAAGCCATACAGCTTTGTCCCCATGCCATATTCGTCTACCCGAGGTTTGATGCCTACAAAAGTGTATCAGTCAGTATCAGGGAGATATTCAGCCGCTATACAGAGCTGATTGAACCACTATCGCTGGATGAAGCTTTTCTGGATGTTACCATTGATAAATTAAACATTGGCTCTGCACTGGAAATTGCAAAACAAATAAAAGATGCCATTAAAAACGAACTTAACCTTTCTGCTTCAGCAGGAGTTTCCAGTAATAAATTTGTAGCCAAGATCGCTTCAGATATGAATAAACCAGACGGGCTGACTTTTATTGGCCCCTCCAAGATCAATGCTTTTATGGAAAAGCTGCCTGTGGGAAAATTCTTTGGCGTGGGCAAAGTCACAGCAGATAAAATGAAGAAGATGGGCCTGTATACTGGAGCTGATCTTAAAAAACTATCTGAACAGGAGCTGATCCGGAAATTTGGTAAAACAGGTAAATTCTATTATAAGATAGTCAGAGGGATTGATGACCGCCCGGTACAACCACATCGTTTAACCAAGTCACTCAGCGTAGAAGACACTTTTGGGAAAGACCTGATTTCTACAGAAGAGCTGGTTACTGAACTGGAGCTGATTGCCGAAAAAGTAGCAGAACGGTTGGAAAAAAGCAGATTAAAAGGAAAAACACTAACACTTAAAATCAAGTTTGACGACTTTAAACAGCTCACCAGAAACACATCATTTACAACCGGGGTTTCAGATTATGCGACTATACTTACTTCAGCCAAAGAACTGCTGTTCAAAGTAGAAACTGAAGACCGGAAAATCCGCTTGCTGGGTATTACGCTAAGTAATTTCGGAACGGCTGTCAACCTGGGTAAGTTTACAGATCCGGATCAGCTGGAATTATTCTAAGCTTTCGCAGCTTATATATTCATCAGGGAATCACTTCAAACAACATGAACTGATTCTGCTCCTTATCATTGAAGTTATTATCAGCTACAAAGATTAAAGTCTGATGTCCATTTGGTAAAACAGGCCCTATGGTCGCCCCTTCAATATTATCTATATAAATACCCAGGTCATCCATGTTTAAAAGCATTTTCTTTTGTACGGGATGACTTGCCGGATTTTCTTTCAGAGATTTTGTAGTGATAATATTTGTTGCCCCGGCCAGATCTGCCATAAATACTTTAATCGTTGTTCCTTCCTGCCCTTCAGCATAAGACCGTTCGGTAACCAGCATACGGTGATTATCCAGCCAAAGGATATCAGGAATACCATTAACATACTCCCCATCCGCTTTTAATGGAGGTAAAGCCACTGGTTCCAGCTCATAAGCATATTGTCCGGTATTCTTTTTAGTTTTTAAATCAAACTGGTAAATCCTGACAAAGGCATTATTTCTGCCCCCTACTGCTGCGCGCGGTCCATCCTGATACAGAGGCTCTTCCAGACTGACATATAAAGTCTGGAAATTATCCGCAAAAGTAAGCCCTTCTAAAACGCCATTTCTTCTGGGGCCGCTTTCTATACGCTGCATTCTCAAATTATCGGGCAAAGGAATGGAATCCACATATTTCCCATTTGTCGAAACGATATTGATCGTTGGATCAATCATTACCGTATCCTCTTCTTTCATTACCCGGTCCCCCTCGCTTGTCCAATACAATTGCTTAATTATCCCGTTGTAACGCATGGCTTCTGGATCTGCAGTACGCGTAGCACCCTTACTGAGTTTAGGATACGCAGCACCATCTTTTTGATAAAGGGTATCCACAGCGATCACACTTACGTTATTAATTCCAGCAGCAGAAAGAGATATTTTCGCTGTATAAAACCTGGCTGGATTGATCGCTGACCGATCATCACTAATCAGGTAATAAACCTGTTTTACCGGATCAAAATCTATAGCAGATAAACCACCAACTGTAGTGCCTTTGAATTGCTGATTATGTGGGAAAACGTAGGTATTGATATACTTCAGGCTGCTTACCGAAGATATGGCCTGCTGTTTAGGAATTACATTTTTAGTCGCTGAACAACCACCTAAAATTGAGGCGGTCAATAAGGTAAAGGCTATTCTGGAGCACTTTTCACGTTTTAACATAGCAATTGAATAACTGGAAATTTTATTGTTTCCACTAAAACTCTGCTAATATACGGTGAGAACCAAAATAAAAAAGGATGCTTATGGAATAAGCACCCTTTTTTAAAAATAACACTGAATTGATTAACTCCTGCCCATTAACTTCTTCCAAGGATAGTAAGTTTTCATGTATAAAACATCTTTTGCAGAGATCGTTGTATTATTGGCTGCAATTGTTCTGTTGTTAGTCGTAAAACGAGCTTCAACCGGGTAATGCATAATCGATGAAGAATCATAAGCTGTGTAATTTAAGCCCGTTCTTGATTCTACAGCTAATACGTTAAAATCCACATCTGCTTTAGACCAGTTATTAGGAGGTCCCATATAGTAAGCATAAACCGCCTGTGTATTCCAGGGAATATTAGCATCAGGGTGAGACTGCTCATGGTTAAGTCCTAAAGCATGACCAAACTCATGCGTAACTGTTCTTCTGAATTCTGTATCGCTGGTGCTGTCATTAAACCAGCCATAGTTCATGGAAGGTGAATAGTTTTTAGACTCCTTACCTACATATGACCACGAACCGTCATTAGCAAAAGCAATTTTAATATCAGCCGCTGCATTGTCTGCAACAAATGAAAAAGTGATGTTTGCAGAAGTTTCCCAGGTTTTCGCATACTGCTTTACTTTGCTGCGGACATAAGTCGATCCACCAATAAATTTCACTTTAATGGTACTTCCATTTGTCCAAAGCTGGTTTGCGGGGCCGTTCGCATCAGTTTGCGGGCCAGTGTGTACAGGCACTTTCATTTCGCAGGTAAAATCCTGATGTAATCCGGTTTCCTGAACTTTTTGATCGTTCTCAGCTGGCGCTGAATTCTCAGCATTTTTTTTACAGCTGGTCAGGCAGAACAGCATAGCTGCACTGATTAGTAAAAATTTGTTTTTCATGGTATTAGGTTTAGTTGTATAGGTTAATAGCAATTTATGAATATTATTTTTATTACAAAACAATATTTGAAATTTCCCTCAATATTCTGTTCAGAATTGAATCGTTCTGTAATATTTAGAAAAAAAAAGTGGCGCTCAGTTGATTAAGCGCCACTCTCATAAACAATGATGTTATTTATTAATTAACTTCTTCCCGGATAGTAAGTTTTCATGTATAAAACATCTTTTGCAGAAATTGTTGTATTATTCGCTGCAATCGTTGTATTGTTAGTAGTGAAACGAGCCTGTACCGCATAATGCATAATTGATGCCGGATCATAAGCAGTATAATTTAATCCCGTTCTTGATTCTACACTTAATACATTAAAGTCAATCTGTGCTTTAGACCAGTTGTTTGGTGGCCCCATGTAGTAATCATAAACCGCCTGCTTATTCCATGGAATATTAGCATCAGGGTGAGACTGCTCATGGTTAAGCCCTAAAGCATGACCAAATTCATGTGTAATTGTTCTTCTGAATTCCGTATCACTGGTTGCATCAGTAAACCAGCCATAATTCATTGACGGTGAGTACTGTCTGGAAGTCGTACCAATATAAGACCACGAACCTCCGCTTGCAAATCCAACTTTAATATCAGCTGCTGCATTGTCTGCAACAAATGAAAAAGTAACATTGGCAGAAGCTTCCCAGCTTTTAGCATATTGTATAACTTTGTTACGAACAATTGTTGAACCACCAATAAATTTCACTTTAATGGTACTTCCATTAGTCCATAATTTGTTTGCCGGGCCATTAGCCTCGGTTGTCGGGCCACCTGGTGCAGGAAGCTTCATTTCGCAGGTAAAATCCTGATGTAGTCCCGTTTCCTGGACTTTTTGATCATTGTTTACGCCTGCGGAATCCGGAGAATTTTTCTTACAGCTGGTCAGGCAGAACAGTACGGCAGTACTGAACAACAGAAATTTGTTTTTCATAAAATAGATTTAGTTGAATAGATGTAAAGCAATTTATAAAAAATAATTCTAAAACTATATACTATTATAGATTATCTGTTAATGATTTCATAAAAGCCACTATATCCTGCATTTCTGTTTCCGTAAGGTTTAAAGGTTTAGCAGACAGCGTTTGCCCTGGCAAATCTATTCCCAGTCCTGCCCCGCCACCTTTATTGTAAAAATCCACTACCTGGTACAAATCCTGAAATACGCCATTGTGCATATAAGGAGCAGTCTTTTCTATATTACGGATGGTAGGTGTTTTAAATGCAGCTTCATAATAACTGATTGGAAAAAAATTATACCTGCCCCGGTCATGATCCTGTTTAGGATGTTTAAAGTCAGCATTTTCCGGAGTTCCCAGAATTTCATATTCAGTGCGTTTATAATCAGGAGGAATCAGCCCGTTAAAAAGTGGAGCGAAGTGACAGCTACCACACTGCCCCTTCCCCATAAACAGATTAAAGCCTTTCAATTGCCGGGTATTCATAGCCCGGTGATCGCCACCCAGGTACCTGTCAAAAGCTGAATTTCGGGGCGCAAGGCTTTGTATATAGGCAGCCAGTGCAGTAGCAATTGCATCTATAGGAATTACATTTCCTTTAAACAATGGAAATGAATCTTTAAAATCACGTTGATAAACCGCTGACCTGCTGATTCTTTCCACGATCACCTGATGTTCTCCATTCATCTCCTGTGGATTAGCAATTACCGCTTTGATCTGTTCCTGCAGACTTTTGACACGACCATCCCAAAACTGGCTGTATTGGAAACCAGCATATAACAAGGTTGGCGCATTACGCGGAACATTACTCTTCTCATCAAAAGCCAGGCTGGTCTGCAAAGGCTCACTAAAATACTGATCCGGACGATGACAGCTCGCACAATTCCTTTTCAAATTTCCTGACAGTGCATTTTCAAGAAAGAGCTTTTTTCCCAAAGCAACAACTTTAGCATTGGTTTTTACTGCTTCCGGAAATACATCCAGAGGGATAGCATCCCGGCTAAAAATATGCTTTGCATTATAATTCAAAGCACTCTGGGTATTCAGATCAGCTTTTGAAATCCTGATAAAATCAGATAACTGTTCTTGTAAAGGCAATGCATAAACAGTTAAAAACTCCATCCGGTCAAAACTGTCAAAATCAGGATGTTGTTGTAAATAAGTCATCGTTTTATCCAAACCCCTCATCAGGGAATGTGTGACGGGATCTGTCCCCGTCAACAAAGGCAACAGTGTTTTCCTAACCACCTGAATGCTCTGTTCAGCCTCCATGATTCCACTCTTCAATTCAGGCGCATCATATCCAGTAATACTTAAGGTGATCACCCTAATTAACTCTAAACGTAAACTTTCCAGTATCTGCCCATCAGTTGCAGTAAAGCCATACAATAAAGCTGGTAAATCTGAAGCAGAGCTGGTTAACAGCTCTGCCTGTGCAGCTAATTCTTTTTGATGCGTCCAGGGCTGGGTTTCGAATAACAGTGCTTCTATCACCTGGAATCCAGCAGGCTCCTGGTATTCCATATAAGGTTCTTCTACCTCTACTTTTGCAGGTTTGTTGTAAATCAGTGAAGAGCTCCGGAAAAAATAATCCAGAAAAAAAGCAACTCTTTTATAAGCCAGGCGACTGTTTTTTAAGGCTATTTTAGCCTGGATAATACTTTCAGGATTTTCATTCAGCACTGCAATTGCCTTTTGCAGATCGTTTGTACTTTGCGCAAACAGCCTGAAATTGACTCTAACCTCTGCTACTAAAGGATTTAACCCTGTACTGTCTGTTGATTTTTTCAAACCTAAAACAACAGACAGACAGGTAATTAATAATAAAAACTGGATGATAAGCTTCAGTTTATTTCGGTACATGGGCTCCAGCAGCTTTTTTAACGATAGTGAACTGATCCCGGATTTCTCCATCTGCACAAACCCATTTCAGCTCTAAACGGTTACCTTCTACCTCTAAAACACTTGCGCCACCATGTTCTGCATCAGAGAAATACATCGCATTATGCGGATAAGTAGCTTGTTTCCCCCCAAGTTTACCAGCAGAACCACTCACTACGTAAACAGTGCCCTGTTTATGCGCAGGATCTTTCTGATAAGGTGCAGAATCCGGACTCCCATCATTCCTTCCGGAAGAAGTGCTCAGGTTATGCTTTTTAGCATCAAAGGTAGCAGACAGCCCGTAATGCCCTTTCATCATTCTGCTGCGTTCATAATCATGACTATGTCCGTTCAGCACAAGATCTACCCCCTCGCGTTCCATAATACGGATAAAGTTTGCTCTGATTTTAACCAGCTCATCTTCCTGATCAGAATTATGCGAGCCCATAGTATAAGGTGGATGATGCCAGAAAGCAATAATCCAGCCTTTGTTTTTATTCGCCGCCAGATCCTTTTTAATCCATTGTACCTGCGGGCCTAAAGTGTCGTACAAACGATAGGTACGGTCTTCTTTTCCATACGAATCCAGAGAAAGGAAATGTATATTTCCAATATCAAAAGAGTAAAATGCCTGTGTATGTGAAGGTGTACCACCCGATTCACCATTAACAGGCATAGAGAAATTCTGATAATAAGCAGTCTCATGAGTTTCCTGTGCATGTTTTTCCGTAA from Pedobacter sp. WC2423 carries:
- a CDS encoding cytochrome c peroxidase, with protein sequence MYRNKLKLIIQFLLLITCLSVVLGLKKSTDSTGLNPLVAEVRVNFRLFAQSTNDLQKAIAVLNENPESIIQAKIALKNSRLAYKRVAFFLDYFFRSSSLIYNKPAKVEVEEPYMEYQEPAGFQVIEALLFETQPWTHQKELAAQAELLTSSASDLPALLYGFTATDGQILESLRLELIRVITLSITGYDAPELKSGIMEAEQSIQVVRKTLLPLLTGTDPVTHSLMRGLDKTMTYLQQHPDFDSFDRMEFLTVYALPLQEQLSDFIRISKADLNTQSALNYNAKHIFSRDAIPLDVFPEAVKTNAKVVALGKKLFLENALSGNLKRNCASCHRPDQYFSEPLQTSLAFDEKSNVPRNAPTLLYAGFQYSQFWDGRVKSLQEQIKAVIANPQEMNGEHQVIVERISRSAVYQRDFKDSFPLFKGNVIPIDAIATALAAYIQSLAPRNSAFDRYLGGDHRAMNTRQLKGFNLFMGKGQCGSCHFAPLFNGLIPPDYKRTEYEILGTPENADFKHPKQDHDRGRYNFFPISYYEAAFKTPTIRNIEKTAPYMHNGVFQDLYQVVDFYNKGGGAGLGIDLPGQTLSAKPLNLTETEMQDIVAFMKSLTDNL
- the dinB gene encoding DNA polymerase IV, with translation MSDPAEKTLQRKIIHIDMDAFYAAVEQRDFPEYRGKPIVVGGSPDGRGVVATASYEAREFGIHSAMSSRKAIQLCPHAIFVYPRFDAYKSVSVSIREIFSRYTELIEPLSLDEAFLDVTIDKLNIGSALEIAKQIKDAIKNELNLSASAGVSSNKFVAKIASDMNKPDGLTFIGPSKINAFMEKLPVGKFFGVGKVTADKMKKMGLYTGADLKKLSEQELIRKFGKTGKFYYKIVRGIDDRPVQPHRLTKSLSVEDTFGKDLISTEELVTELELIAEKVAERLEKSRLKGKTLTLKIKFDDFKQLTRNTSFTTGVSDYATILTSAKELLFKVETEDRKIRLLGITLSNFGTAVNLGKFTDPDQLELF
- a CDS encoding M12 family metallopeptidase is translated as MKNKFLLFSTAVLFCLTSCKKNSPDSAGVNNDQKVQETGLHQDFTCEMKLPAPGGPTTEANGPANKLWTNGSTIKVKFIGGSTIVRNKVIQYAKSWEASANVTFSFVADNAAADIKVGFASGGSWSYIGTTSRQYSPSMNYGWFTDATSDTEFRRTITHEFGHALGLNHEQSHPDANIPWNKQAVYDYYMGPPNNWSKAQIDFNVLSVESRTGLNYTAYDPASIMHYAVQARFTTNNTTIAANNTTISAKDVLYMKTYYPGRS
- a CDS encoding purple acid phosphatase family protein gives rise to the protein MLKKSVLLFFSCVLSVMLFAQVKQKGAATEPVRLIRGPYLQVASSTGILIRWRTDVSARSKVRYGTSLSKLDQAAEDLTLLTEHRIQLKGLKPATRYYYSVGGLKDTLQGNQDNYFTTLPEPGKVGHYRIAALGDCGDNSINQRRVKEQVLKYVGAQDLTAWILLGDNAYSDGTDSEFQSKFFNIYKDDLLKKYPLFPTPGNHDYHDTDLTEKHAQETHETAYYQNFSMPVNGESGGTPSHTQAFYSFDIGNIHFLSLDSYGKEDRTYRLYDTLGPQVQWIKKDLAANKNKGWIIAFWHHPPYTMGSHNSDQEDELVKIRANFIRIMEREGVDLVLNGHSHDYERSRMMKGHYGLSATFDAKKHNLSTSSGRNDGSPDSAPYQKDPAHKQGTVYVVSGSAGKLGGKQATYPHNAMYFSDAEHGGASVLEVEGNRLELKWVCADGEIRDQFTIVKKAAGAHVPK
- a CDS encoding esterase-like activity of phytase family protein — its product is MLKREKCSRIAFTLLTASILGGCSATKNVIPKQQAISSVSSLKYINTYVFPHNQQFKGTTVGGLSAIDFDPVKQVYYLISDDRSAINPARFYTAKISLSAAGINNVSVIAVDTLYQKDGAAYPKLSKGATRTADPEAMRYNGIIKQLYWTSEGDRVMKEEDTVMIDPTINIVSTNGKYVDSIPLPDNLRMQRIESGPRRNGVLEGLTFADNFQTLYVSLEEPLYQDGPRAAVGGRNNAFVRIYQFDLKTKKNTGQYAYELEPVALPPLKADGEYVNGIPDILWLDNHRMLVTERSYAEGQEGTTIKVFMADLAGATNIITTKSLKENPASHPVQKKMLLNMDDLGIYIDNIEGATIGPVLPNGHQTLIFVADNNFNDKEQNQFMLFEVIP
- a CDS encoding M12 family metallopeptidase encodes the protein MKNKFLLISAAMLFCLTSCKKNAENSAPAENDQKVQETGLHQDFTCEMKVPVHTGPQTDANGPANQLWTNGSTIKVKFIGGSTYVRSKVKQYAKTWETSANITFSFVADNAAADIKIAFANDGSWSYVGKESKNYSPSMNYGWFNDSTSDTEFRRTVTHEFGHALGLNHEQSHPDANIPWNTQAVYAYYMGPPNNWSKADVDFNVLAVESRTGLNYTAYDSSSIMHYPVEARFTTNNRTIAANNTTISAKDVLYMKTYYPWKKLMGRS